CAACGGTCGATCAAATTGTTGTTGACCGAAATAATGTACGAGGAATGAATCTTAGATCAACTGTTGGGAAGGGATCGATACAAGGGAATGGAAGTTCATGGAGTTTAGATTTTAATGGGGTGTTATTGTTTCCTAACCTCATCAAGCATGTACAATACACTTTAAGTACTTCGACGGGGTCGTTTCCTAATCATGTCCTGACAAATGtaactggtaatcgggtcgttgTCGAGTCGGATAAACCTGTTGCTGCTAAAGTTTTCGTTACGGTTGATCAAAGTACGACGATTGATAGTTGATTCTCCTAGAACTAATATATATGAGTTGATACAATATGAAGTCTACATTTATACATCCTTCCATGTTCATGTAAAATTTGTTGAAACTGAAAAAATTTCAAGTTGAGAAATAGCTTGCATCTGCTGCATAAATGTATGCAGCTATTATTACGTTTATAACTGActaacatcatgtttgtttttttcCTCTATGTAGAGGCTAACCTCTATTAGCCTCTATATAGTGGTGGGTCCCATttatttggtgtttgttttttccactacCTCTACAAAGATAGAGGTAAATCTCTATCTAtataaaggaaatcaaatagcacCAATGAGGTGCTATCTTTGAGCCTCTACCTCTATTAAACCTTCAAATGATTAATATATCCTCGAACAAacttataatgtccaaaaataattccttaatttaaaatctaaaattttacatgtttcaagaaaagtgatactttcgtccgTTTTAGAAAAAGGGATATTTTCGCGTTGTTTCAgaaaaaaagtgatattttgctccgttgcagaaaaagtgacactttagccccgtttcagaaaaagtgatacttcccccgtttcagaaaaagtgatactttcacgccgtttcagaaaaagtgatattttcgccccgttatagaaaaagtgatactttcgcgccgtttcagaaaaagtgatatttttgctccgtttcagaaaaagtgattttttccatgtttcagaaaaagtgatatttttgccctgtttcagaaaaagtgaaatttttgccccgtttcagaaaaagtgatattttcgttctgtttcagaaaaagttatgtttttgccccgtttcagaaaaagtgatttttccctgtttcagaaaaggtgatttttttttccgtttcagaaaaagtgatactttcgcccgtttcagataaagtgatactttcgatccgtttcagaaaaagtgatatttttaccccgtttcagaaaaaaattatactttcgctccgtttcagaaaaagtgaacatctttggttgtattttctaatacatttttttccttttggaatttttgaacatctttggttgtaatggatattcatggattttttgaatattataacggtaaaatgagaaatatataaaattgggtacacaatatagagttgttagatagtggtcaaacaaacatgattttaagagagattatatagtgatatttatatagatatagaggtaaacctctatatagaacactctacctatatagaggaaaaaacaaacgtgTTGTAAGAGTTGGTGGTGAGCCAGAAATGTATAGTGTTTTTGATGTTGATCAAGAATAAGTAATTTGAGTCTATGTTGGGTTTAAAAACTGggtaaaggtttaatgaaaaacTCCTTTTTACCGAAAGTGAATTTGGAGGCTTTTACAAATGTTGGTGGTGAGCCAGAGTCTGGTGTGCCATATGACTGACAAATTATGTTCTTATTGTTTTTTTCTGGAGTTATGTGCACAGCCGACcttagctcagttggtagagcggaGGACTGTAGTTGTAGCAGATAATCCTTAGGTCACTGGTTCGAATCCGGTAGGTcggatataatttttattttattttttcttcttttctttttgctcaATTTATCTTTCTTCCTTTCTCATGGAAAGTGGTGTTCTGTAATTTACTGATCTTGTGCACACTACTGCACAATATGTAGCCTAATATGTGTTTTGCATAACAacaggctttttttttttttttttgaccctAACAATAACATGTCATTCCAACCACTGTTCGGAATAGACAAATAAAATCATCATTGAGCTACCGAAATTCAGAAACTGTACATGAAGTAGTTGAAGTCACTATACGACATATCAGAGAAGTATTTGGAACATCAATATGCTTAAGGTTCAGATTCAGATCACGGTTTAAAGAGAACCAATACTTAAACTGGACCAAAAGAGATCAGATGCATAGAAACCAAAGGAATCAAACAGTGACCAAATAAAGGCGCATATACAGGACCCTTACAAGTACTGTACTATTACTCTGCCTTGAACAGAGTTGCATTAAGCACATCACTATACAACATATCAGAGAAGTATTTGGAACATCAATATGCTTAAGATTCAGATTCAGATCACGGTTTAAAGAGAACCAATACTTAAACTGGACCAAAAGAGATCAGATGCATAGAAACCGAAGGAATCAAACAGTGACCAAATAAAGACGCATATACAGGACCCTTACAAGTACTGTACTATTACTCTGCCTTGAACAGAGTTGCATTAAGCACACATTGTGAGCACCCACATTTCACCTCAGGCTATAGATTTAATCTCTCTGGGGTGCCAACAATAACCAATCAAATCGAGAAATGACAGATGGATTTCAAGCTTAGTCTTTTTGGTCCACTAGACATCTAAACATTTGATTTAATAATGCATGGTACTAGTATCCCTCACAATAAACCCAAAACTGCACGACACCAGTGACATCAGAGCTCAAATCAGGTTTTGCGTGGACCAGGACTGTTGTTAAAGCTTGGGTCGGTGTCAGATAGATGCTCAAACATACCACAGCCGCACTAACATAACTTGCATGGAAAATTTGGTCTACTGTATGTCTAACATGAAGTCTAATATGAAAGAGTTTATTTAAGCAAACTATTCTTCAGGTGCATGATGAGTTTTAACAAAAAGACTTCAGCTAATTATGTATATTGATTAGAACATATATACTATGATGAGCATTGGTCAAATCCTAGTATACGTCTTATTAGACAAGAATTGGAAACACGGTAGAATTGCTGAAGCGGAAAACATATAAACGACTTTCATTATAAGCATTTTTGCCGAAAGACTGACCTGTCAATAAAATATGGAACTATAAAACTCACcgcatatatatatgtatatattcccATATGCATCTCGAAGCTCCCTTCCTTATGTACAACACGCTTTTTCCTTAGGAAACAATGTGTTATATAAACAAACATATGGTACAATTTGTGGTATATTAGATAAAAAAAGAACATCACAGGATAAAACGACCTCTTTACCTCAAACATCTTTTACAATTACGAACAAGTAATTAACCCTCTTTGTTGCAGCAAATACCCTTCATTATTCAAGGCTCCCCTCACTGCGCAATAGAGATCCAACCACGATGAAGAATACTCATCTGACAAGCCCCACATAAAGGTTGGGTTTGGACTTGGTGGGTAAGCAGCAACCAAATCCAGAACTGAAGTAGCTGGTCTCAATTGCCGAGGGAAATTAAATGCCAAATTATCAACTTTGTGCTCGTAAATCTTCCCATTGCGGTCCAGCTTATATTTTGACGTCCCTTGAAACTGCCCACTTGCTTCCCATGGAACCCTTGGAATACCTCTCAAATTCCATCTGATTAGAATAACATTCTCAGAAGGCTGCCAAACCCTCAATACCTCCAGAGATATTTCTCGAAATAAAACTCGACCATGGAAGCGCAATGCCCAGAATATCAATTTGTATTTCTCCATCCCCGTGAATGTGTTCAATGGGTCTATAAATGTTATATCATCTCTGCAGAGAATGTTACAGATAAAGATACATTGGTTACATATTTAAAGGCTTAAGCTTTATAACATTGACATATTAACATGCACTTGTTACTTGtacattccaaaaaaaaaaaactcaaaaatatgcAAACAATTATACTGATACCGggaaaaatagaagaaataaatgaAAATTCAAACTCAAACTATTCCAGTGGCTCTGCATACTAGTCTAATTTCATTTATGTATGTATGTCCTTTCAAACCATTCATGTTCTAGTTATAAGGTATTCGTTACAAGTATCTCCTTCTCAATTCATTTACAGCAAAACCAATCTTCTCGAAAACATGAAAATTAGACACTAAACCTAAAATCCTAAATTCATAACAAAATTGAAAACCCCATTTCCACCAATTTGACACAAAtaaactaaattaaaaaaaaaaaaccctagaattaCCAAGCAAGAAAATCATAAGAAGAAGAACCTGTAAATATCATAATTGAGGTCTTTAGAGAACAATAAAGGCAAGTCTTCTCGGAGTGTCCGTACAGCGAGACCCACGTTCACATAGAAGTCATTTTTCTTCTGCTTGTTATTAttactgttgttgctgttgtcaGTAGAAGTAAGCTTGGAGGTGGAGAGTTCTTTATCCGGTTGTGCATCAACTGTTTGAGGTGGA
This is a stretch of genomic DNA from Papaver somniferum cultivar HN1 chromosome 1, ASM357369v1, whole genome shotgun sequence. It encodes these proteins:
- the LOC113295184 gene encoding uncharacterized protein LOC113295184; the encoded protein is MAFHLPNISHSSSSLVILQSTTKSSFKEKLVTTTTTYQKLNHNNNNPSLKLEIPPQTVDAQPDKELSTSKLTSTDNSNNSNNNKQKKNDFYVNVGLAVRTLREDLPLLFSKDLNYDIYRDDITFIDPLNTFTGMEKYKLIFWALRFHGRVLFREISLEVLRVWQPSENVILIRWNLRGIPRVPWEASGQFQGTSKYKLDRNGKIYEHKVDNLAFNFPRQLRPATSVLDLVAAYPPSPNPTFMWGLSDEYSSSWLDLYCAVRGALNNEGYLLQQRGLITCS